Proteins encoded by one window of Lates calcarifer isolate ASB-BC8 linkage group LG5, TLL_Latcal_v3, whole genome shotgun sequence:
- the LOC108882539 gene encoding UTP--glucose-1-phosphate uridylyltransferase isoform X1 — MSLLVADLTRGVMTEFQEKLRQQHEESMHRELEALLATANKAEAEISRKDFDGFKKLFHRFLQVKGPSVEWAKINRPPEDSIQPYEKIRTKGLPDNIAASLNKLAVVKLNGGLGTSMGCKGPKSLISVRNENTFLDLTVQQIEHLNKTFNADVPLVLMNSFNTDEDTKKILQKYKHHRVNIHTFNQSRYPRINRESLLPIAKNMGMSGDNAEAWYPPGHGDIYASFYNSGLLDKLIAEGKEYIFVSNIDNLGATVDLFILHHLMSQPADKRCEFIMEVTDKTRADVKGGTLIQYEDHLRLLEIAQVPKAHVDEFKSVTKFKIFNTNNLWISLPAIKRLQEKNTMDLEIIVNPKTLDGGLNVIQLETAVGAAIKSFNHAMGVNVPRSRFLPVKTSSDLLLVMSNLYSLDAGSLTMSKKREFPTTPHVKLGSSFTKVQEFLARFENIPDMLELDHLTVSGDVTFGKNVSLKGTVIIIANHGDRIDIPAGAMLENKIVSGNLRILDH, encoded by the exons ATGTCTCTGCTTGTAGCTG acctgACCAGAGGAGTGATGACTGAGTTCCAGGAGAAACTCCGTCAGCAGCACGAGGAGTCGATGCACCGCGAGCTGGAGGCGCTGCTCGCCACCGCCAACAAGGCCGAGGCGGAG ATCTCCAGGAAAGACTTCGATGGCTTCAAGAAGCTCTTCCACAGGTTCCTCCAGGTCAAAGGTCCTTCAGTCGAGTGGGCCAAGATCAACCGGCCGCCAGAGGACTCG ATCCAGCCCTATGAGAAGATCAGGACAAAGGGTCTCCCCGACAACATCGCTGCCAGCCTCAACAAGCTTGCCGTGGTCAAACTTAACGGTGGTCTGGGAACCAGCATGGGCTGCAAGGGCCCCAAGAGTCTGATCAGCGTCCGCAACGAGAACACCTTCCTGGACCTGACTGTGCAGCAGATCGAG CATCTGAACAAAACCTTTAATGCCGACGTGCCGCTGGTTCTGATGAACTCCTTCAACACAGACGAGGACACGAAGAAGATCCTGCAGAAGTACAAGCACCACCGGGTCAACATCCACACCTTCAACCAGAGCAG GTATCCGAGGATCAACAGGGAGTCCCTGCTTCCGATCGCCAAAAACATGGGGATGAGCGGCGATAACGCAGAGGCGTGGTACCCGCCGGGTCACGGAGACATTTACGCCAGCTTCTACAACTCCGGGCTTCTGGACAAACTCATCGCCGAGGGGAAGGAGTACATCTTCGTGTCCAACATCGACAACTTGGGCGCCACCGTCGACCTCTTCATTCTCCACCACCTGATGAGTCAGCCGGCCGACAAACGCTGCGAGTTCATCATGGAGGTCACCGACAAGACCAGAGCCGATGTCAAG ggtGGTACTCTGATCCAGTACGAGGACCACCTGAGGCTCCTGGAGATCGCTCAGGTACCGAAGGCCCACGTTGACGAGTTCAAGTCCGTCACCAAGTTCAAGATCTTCAACACCAACAACCTGTGGATCTCTCTGCCCGCCATCAAGAGGCTGCAGGAGAAGAACACCATGGACTTGGAGATCATCGTCAACCCCAAG ACATTGGATGGCGGTCTAAACGTCATccagctggagacagcagtcgGCGCCGCCATCAAGAGCTTCAACCACGCCATGGGCGTGAACGTGCCCCGCAGCCGCTTCCTGCCGGTAAAGACGTCGTCCGACCTGCTGCTGGTGATGTCGAACCTGTACAGCCTGGACGCTGGCTCGCTCACCATGAGCAAGAAGAGAGAGTTTCCCACCACACCGCACGTTAAACTGGGCAGCTCCTTCACCAAA GTTCAAGAGTTTCTGGCCAGATTTGAGAACATCCCGGACATGTTAGAGCTCGATCACCTCACAGTGTCTGGAGACGTCACCTTTGGAAAGAACGTCTCTCTGAAG GGAACTGTCATTATTATAGCGAATCATGGTGACCGGATTGATATTCCTGCCGGAGCGATGCTGGAGAACAAGATTGTTTCAGGAAACCTGCGGATCCTCGACCACTGA
- the LOC108882539 gene encoding UTP--glucose-1-phosphate uridylyltransferase isoform X2 has product MTEFQEKLRQQHEESMHRELEALLATANKAEAEISRKDFDGFKKLFHRFLQVKGPSVEWAKINRPPEDSIQPYEKIRTKGLPDNIAASLNKLAVVKLNGGLGTSMGCKGPKSLISVRNENTFLDLTVQQIEHLNKTFNADVPLVLMNSFNTDEDTKKILQKYKHHRVNIHTFNQSRYPRINRESLLPIAKNMGMSGDNAEAWYPPGHGDIYASFYNSGLLDKLIAEGKEYIFVSNIDNLGATVDLFILHHLMSQPADKRCEFIMEVTDKTRADVKGGTLIQYEDHLRLLEIAQVPKAHVDEFKSVTKFKIFNTNNLWISLPAIKRLQEKNTMDLEIIVNPKTLDGGLNVIQLETAVGAAIKSFNHAMGVNVPRSRFLPVKTSSDLLLVMSNLYSLDAGSLTMSKKREFPTTPHVKLGSSFTKVQEFLARFENIPDMLELDHLTVSGDVTFGKNVSLKGTVIIIANHGDRIDIPAGAMLENKIVSGNLRILDH; this is encoded by the exons ATGACTGAGTTCCAGGAGAAACTCCGTCAGCAGCACGAGGAGTCGATGCACCGCGAGCTGGAGGCGCTGCTCGCCACCGCCAACAAGGCCGAGGCGGAG ATCTCCAGGAAAGACTTCGATGGCTTCAAGAAGCTCTTCCACAGGTTCCTCCAGGTCAAAGGTCCTTCAGTCGAGTGGGCCAAGATCAACCGGCCGCCAGAGGACTCG ATCCAGCCCTATGAGAAGATCAGGACAAAGGGTCTCCCCGACAACATCGCTGCCAGCCTCAACAAGCTTGCCGTGGTCAAACTTAACGGTGGTCTGGGAACCAGCATGGGCTGCAAGGGCCCCAAGAGTCTGATCAGCGTCCGCAACGAGAACACCTTCCTGGACCTGACTGTGCAGCAGATCGAG CATCTGAACAAAACCTTTAATGCCGACGTGCCGCTGGTTCTGATGAACTCCTTCAACACAGACGAGGACACGAAGAAGATCCTGCAGAAGTACAAGCACCACCGGGTCAACATCCACACCTTCAACCAGAGCAG GTATCCGAGGATCAACAGGGAGTCCCTGCTTCCGATCGCCAAAAACATGGGGATGAGCGGCGATAACGCAGAGGCGTGGTACCCGCCGGGTCACGGAGACATTTACGCCAGCTTCTACAACTCCGGGCTTCTGGACAAACTCATCGCCGAGGGGAAGGAGTACATCTTCGTGTCCAACATCGACAACTTGGGCGCCACCGTCGACCTCTTCATTCTCCACCACCTGATGAGTCAGCCGGCCGACAAACGCTGCGAGTTCATCATGGAGGTCACCGACAAGACCAGAGCCGATGTCAAG ggtGGTACTCTGATCCAGTACGAGGACCACCTGAGGCTCCTGGAGATCGCTCAGGTACCGAAGGCCCACGTTGACGAGTTCAAGTCCGTCACCAAGTTCAAGATCTTCAACACCAACAACCTGTGGATCTCTCTGCCCGCCATCAAGAGGCTGCAGGAGAAGAACACCATGGACTTGGAGATCATCGTCAACCCCAAG ACATTGGATGGCGGTCTAAACGTCATccagctggagacagcagtcgGCGCCGCCATCAAGAGCTTCAACCACGCCATGGGCGTGAACGTGCCCCGCAGCCGCTTCCTGCCGGTAAAGACGTCGTCCGACCTGCTGCTGGTGATGTCGAACCTGTACAGCCTGGACGCTGGCTCGCTCACCATGAGCAAGAAGAGAGAGTTTCCCACCACACCGCACGTTAAACTGGGCAGCTCCTTCACCAAA GTTCAAGAGTTTCTGGCCAGATTTGAGAACATCCCGGACATGTTAGAGCTCGATCACCTCACAGTGTCTGGAGACGTCACCTTTGGAAAGAACGTCTCTCTGAAG GGAACTGTCATTATTATAGCGAATCATGGTGACCGGATTGATATTCCTGCCGGAGCGATGCTGGAGAACAAGATTGTTTCAGGAAACCTGCGGATCCTCGACCACTGA
- the LOC108882538 gene encoding malate dehydrogenase, cytoplasmic yields the protein MAEPIRVLVTGAAGQIAYSLLYSIAKGDVFGKDQPIILVLLDIPPMLPVLDGVVMELQDCALPLLREVIPTDKVEVGFKDLDAAILVGSMPRKEGMERKDLLKANVAIFKTQGAALDKYAKKTVKVLVVGNPANTNCLIASKSAPSIPKENFSCLTRLDHNRASSQVAMRCGVSSDNVKNVIIWGNHSSTQYPDVHHAKVNVHGSEMAAYDAIKDDAWLRGDFISTVQLRGAAVIKARKLSSAMSAAKAICDHMRDIWFGTKEGEFISMGVYAGGNSYGIPEDLIYSFPVQIKNKTWKVVDGLSINDFSRAKMDATAAELVEERDTALDFLSQ from the exons GCTGAACCGATCCGTGTTCTGGTGACCGGCGCTGCTGGCCAGATCGCCTACTCCCTGCTGTACAGCATCGCCAAGGGAGATGTGTTTGGAAAGGACCAG CCAATCATCTTGGTCCTGCTGGACATCCCCCCCATGCTGCCGGTGCTGGACGGAGTCGTCATGGAGCTGCAGGACTGCGCCCTCCCACTGCTCAGGG AGGTGATCCCCACCGACAAGGTGGAGGTCGGCTTCAAGGACCTGGACGCCGCCATCTTGGTGGGCTCCATGCCCAGGAAGGAGGGCATGGAGAGGAAGGACCTGCTGAAGGCCAACGTGGCCATCTTCAAGACGCAGGGAGCCGCCCTGGACAAGTACGCCAAGAAGACCGTCAAG GTTTTGGTTGTGGGAAATCCAGCAAACACCAACTGTCTGATCGCCTCCAAGTCTGCTCCATCTATCCCCAAAGAGAACTTCTCCTGCCTCACCCGACTGGACCACAACAGAGCCAGCTCCCAG GTGGCGATGCGTTGCGGCGTCTCCTCCGACAACGTGAAGAACGTCATCATCTGGGGGAACCACTCCTCCACCCAGTACCCCGACGTCCACCACGCCAAGGTCAACGTCCACGGCTCCGAGATGGCCGCCTACGACGCCATCAAGGACGACGCCTGGCTCAGAGGAGACTTCATCTCT acgGTGCAGCTGCGCGGTGCCGCCGTCATCAAGGCCAGGAAGCTGTCCAGCGCCATGTCTGCCGCCAAGGCCATCTGCGACCACATGAGGGACATCTGGTTCGGCACCAAGGAG GGTGAGTTCATCTCCATGGGCGTGTACGCTGGTGGAAACTCCTACGGCATCCCAGAGGATCTGATCTACTCCTTCCCCGTCCAGATCAAG AACAAGACCTGGAAGGTGGTTGACGGTCTCTCCATCAACGACTTCTCCAGAGCCAAGATGGACGCCACAGCAGCCGAGCTGGTGGAGGAGCGAGACACCGCCCTGGACTTCCTGTCCCAGTGA